The sequence GAAAGACAACGACTACCCGGCGCCGATCATTGATCTGGCCAGCAGCCGTGAACGCGCGCTGACCGCCTTCCGGGAGCTCGCTACCCCATGAACACGCACTCGGCCTTCGCCCAGCAGTTTGCCGATACCTTCGCGCGCCTGGATCGCGACAACCTGCATTTGCTTGAACAGATCTACAGCGAGGATCTGCACTTCAGCGACCCCCTGCACGAGTTGCACGGGCTCAGCGCCATGCGCCACTACTGCGAAGCGCTGTATGCCAATGTCAGCCTGATCAGCTTCGAGTTTCAGCAATGCCATGAACTGACCCAGGATCAGGCCGTGCTGCGCTGGATCATGACCTACCAGCACCCGCGCCTGGCCGGTGGCCGACCGATCCAGGTACCCGGTTGCAGCTTTATCGAATACCACGACCTGCGGGTCCACCGACATGCCGACTATTACGACGCCGGGGCCCTGCTGTACGAGCACGTGCCGCTGCTTGGGCGGGTTATCCGTTATTTGAAAGCGAGACTGATATGACTCAGCAACGGGAGAAAGTCTGATGCGTATCGCCATCGTGGGCAGTGGTATTGCCGGGCTGGCTTGCGCTCATCTGCTGGCACGCCGGCATCAGGTCCAGGTTTTTGAGGCCGCTGAACGACTGGGCGGACACACGCATACCGTCACGATTGAACTGGACGGGCAACGCTACGCAGTCGATACCGGCTTCATTGTGTTCAATGACTGGACCTACCCAAACTTTATCCGCTTGCTGGAGCAGCTCGGCGTTGCCTCACAACCAACCGAGATGAGCTTCTCGGTACAGGACCCACTCAGCAGTCTGGAATACAACGGGCACAATCTCAATACGCTGTTCGCTCAGCGGCGCAACCTGCTATCACCCGGTTTTATCGGCATGCTGCGCGACATTCTGCGCTTCAATCGCCAGGCTCCATACGATCTCGAACAAGGGCTGCTAAGTACGACCACGACCCTCGGTGACTACCTGCGGGCAGGCAATTACGGCCAGCGTTTCATCGATCATTACATCGTGCCGATGGGCGCGGCCATCTGGTCGATGCCACTGGCCAGCATGCTGGAGTTTCCGCTGTACCTGTTCGTTCGGTTCTTTCGCAACCACGGCCTGCTGTCGGTCAACCAACGCCCGCAGTGGCGGGTGATCAAAGGTGGCTCAAGCGCCTACCTACCGGCCCTGACCAAGCCCTTTCACGACACTATTCAACTCAACTGCCCGGTGCGAACAATCCGCCGGGACGCCAAGGGTGTAACCCTGATCAGCGTGCGTGGCGAGGAGCGCTTCGACAAGGTGGTGCTGGCCTGCCACAGCGATCAGGCCCTGGCCCTGCTGGAGCAACCCAGTCAGGCTGAACAGAGCATTCTCGGCGCCATCCCCTACGCCGACAACGACGTGGTGCTGCATACCGACACCCGGCTGCTGCCGCGCAATCGGCGCGCCTGGGCCAGCTGGAACTATCGCTTGAGCGGCAACCCCGCGCAGCCGGCAGCAGTAACCTACGATATGAACCGACTGCAAGGCATCCAGGCCAGTCACACCTTCTGCGTCAGTCTGAACCAGACCGTGGATATCGCCGAGGACAAGATCCTCGGCCGCTTCCGCTATGCCCACCCACAGTTCAGCCTGGCCAGTCAGGCCGCCCAAGCCCGCTGGCAGGAACTACTCGGCGTCAACCATACCTATTTCTGCGGCGCCTACTGGGCCAACGGGTTCCATGAGGACGCGGTGGTCAGCGCACTGCGGGTCGCCGCTGATTTCGGGGAGCAGCTCTGATGCCCCTGGCCAGCGCTCTATACCGTGGCCGGGTGTGGCACAAGCGCCGCAGCCCCCGGGTTCACGCCTTCAGCTACCGGCTCAGCCTGCTGTGGCTTGATCTGGATGAGCAGGCCCAGGTGTTCGGCCTCAGCACCCTGTGGTCCGGCCACTGGTATTCACCCATGCGCTTTCGCGAATCAGACTACCTAAGCCGTCACCGCCATGCCCATGAGTCGCTGGCCTGCTGCGCCCGCCGGTTGGCCCGCGAGCACCTGGATCTGCCGCTCGATGGCCCGGTCAGACTGCTGACTCAGGTGCGCAGCTTTGGCTTATTGTTCAATCCGGTGTCGTTCTTTTACTGCTACCACGCCAACGGTCAGCTCGGTGCGATCATTGCAGAGGTCAGCAACACCCCCTGGAATGAACGCTTCTGCTACCTGCTACCCGCCCAGCCGGACTCAGCGGCTCAGAGCTTCAGCCTGGACAAGGCCTTCCATGTCTCACCGTTCATGCCGTTAAGCCAGACCTACCGGATGCGTTTCAGCACGCCAGACCGGCAGGCACGGGTGCTCATTCAGAGTCAGCAAAACGGCCAACCAGTGTTCGACGCTGCATTGCAACTGCAACGCCTGCCATTGAGCCCCGCCGTACTACGTCGTGAAGCCCTGAGCTTCCCGTTCATGGTCATCAAAACCGTCACTGGTATCTACTGGCAAGCCTTGCGCCTGTGGCTCAAACGCACTCCTGTTTTCTCTCACCATCCTGCCGCCAACAACGCCCTGGCCGCTCGCCAGCCGCCCAACGACATCTCTTGAGGGAGCACACGCCCATGAGCCAAGTCAATTCCAGCAGCACTAGCCGGCCCGGCAGCGACCGGCCGCAACTTCAGCAACGAACGACTGAGCAGTCCCGTTGGCTGATCAGCCTGTGCCGCCGACTGGTCCTGCGCCAGCTCGCCACCCTGCGCTATGGCTGCATCAATATCCATGAAGCCGGCCAGGTCAGCCGTTTTGGTCAACCAGCGGACGATGGCCTGCAGGCCGAGATTCATGTGCACGACCCGGCGGCCTACTCGATGATTACCTGCAATGGCAGCGTTGGCGCCGGCGAATCCTACATCCACGGATTCTGGAGTAGCCCGGACCTGACTGCGGTTACCCGCATCTTTGTCCGCAACCTGGAGGTGCTCGATGGCCTTGAGCGTGGTCTGGCGCGCCTGGGACTGCCAGCGCTGAAATGGCTGCACTGGCTCAACCGCAATACTCTGGCCGGTTCCAGGCGCAACATTCGCGCCCATTACGATCTGGGCAACGAGTTGTTCGAGAACTTCCTGGACCCGACCATGATGTACTCGGCGGCGGTTTTCCCCAGCGGCTGCGATAACCTTGAACAGGCCCAGCGCCATAAGCTCAAGCGTGTCTGCCGCAAGCTCGAACTGTCTCCCCAGGACCATCTGCTGGAGATCGGCAGCGGCTGGGGCAGCATGGCGATTTACGCAGCCCAGCATTATGGCTGCCGGGTAACCACCACGACCCTGTCCCAGGAACAATATCGTTACGCCCAGGCCCGGATTCGCGAGCTCGGGCTGGAGCAGCGGATAACCCTGCTGTTGCAGGACTACCGCGAGTTGACCGGGCAGTATGACAAACTGGTCTCGATCGAGATGATCGAAGCCGTCGGTCATGACTACTTTCATACTTACTTCAAGACCTGCTCGAACCTGCTCAAGCCGCACGGGCTGATGCTGCTGCAGGCGATCACCATCCGCGATCAGCGCTATCAACAGGCCCGTCGCAGCGTCGACTTCATCCAGCGCTACATATTCCCCGGCGGCTCGCTGCCGTCGGTCAGCCTGATCGCCGAACTAACCCGCGAGCACTCCGATCTGGCCATGCTGCATCTGGAAGATATCGGCGGGCACTACGCCAGAACCCTGCGTCATTGGCAGCACAATCTGAAAACCGCCCACGGCCATCTGCAACAACTGGGGTATGATGATGCTTTCTTCAGGCTCTGGGAGTTCTATCTGTGCTATTGCGAGGGTGGCTTCATCGAACGGTCGATTGGCGCAGCACAAATACTGCTAAGCAAACCTCAGGCACGTCCGACACTGGCGTTCACAACCCAGGGGTTCTGACATGGCGGTAAAAACCGGCGCGAACGCCGTTCTGTTCGTGCTCGGCGCCCTGACCTGCCTGCTCGCCAGCGCCAATCCCTGGTGGCTGCTGGCCCCCGTCGCCATCCTGCTGGTCCACTTCAGTTGGATCAGTTCCTGGGCACGCGAAGGCAAGCTGGTTGTCAGTGTACTGCTGGCAGGCTCGGCACTGGACTCCTTTCTGTTACAGCTGGGAGTGTTCGAATTTCCCGGTGACGCCACCCTGATCCCGGCCTGGCTGGCGCTGCTCTGGGCCCTGCTCGGCACCACTCTGAATCACTGTCTGGCCTGGACCGCCAAACGCTGGTGGCTGGCCAGTTTGGTCGGGCTGGTGATCGGCCCCTGCGCCTACCTGCTCGCTCAGGCCTGGGCCGATCTCAGCCTGGTCCACGGGCCA is a genomic window of Halopseudomonas phragmitis containing:
- a CDS encoding nuclear transport factor 2 family protein produces the protein MNTHSAFAQQFADTFARLDRDNLHLLEQIYSEDLHFSDPLHELHGLSAMRHYCEALYANVSLISFEFQQCHELTQDQAVLRWIMTYQHPRLAGGRPIQVPGCSFIEYHDLRVHRHADYYDAGALLYEHVPLLGRVIRYLKARLI
- a CDS encoding NAD(P)/FAD-dependent oxidoreductase, whose amino-acid sequence is MRIAIVGSGIAGLACAHLLARRHQVQVFEAAERLGGHTHTVTIELDGQRYAVDTGFIVFNDWTYPNFIRLLEQLGVASQPTEMSFSVQDPLSSLEYNGHNLNTLFAQRRNLLSPGFIGMLRDILRFNRQAPYDLEQGLLSTTTTLGDYLRAGNYGQRFIDHYIVPMGAAIWSMPLASMLEFPLYLFVRFFRNHGLLSVNQRPQWRVIKGGSSAYLPALTKPFHDTIQLNCPVRTIRRDAKGVTLISVRGEERFDKVVLACHSDQALALLEQPSQAEQSILGAIPYADNDVVLHTDTRLLPRNRRAWASWNYRLSGNPAQPAAVTYDMNRLQGIQASHTFCVSLNQTVDIAEDKILGRFRYAHPQFSLASQAAQARWQELLGVNHTYFCGAYWANGFHEDAVVSALRVAADFGEQL
- a CDS encoding DUF1365 domain-containing protein; this encodes MASALYRGRVWHKRRSPRVHAFSYRLSLLWLDLDEQAQVFGLSTLWSGHWYSPMRFRESDYLSRHRHAHESLACCARRLAREHLDLPLDGPVRLLTQVRSFGLLFNPVSFFYCYHANGQLGAIIAEVSNTPWNERFCYLLPAQPDSAAQSFSLDKAFHVSPFMPLSQTYRMRFSTPDRQARVLIQSQQNGQPVFDAALQLQRLPLSPAVLRREALSFPFMVIKTVTGIYWQALRLWLKRTPVFSHHPAANNALAARQPPNDIS
- a CDS encoding SAM-dependent methyltransferase; the encoded protein is MSQVNSSSTSRPGSDRPQLQQRTTEQSRWLISLCRRLVLRQLATLRYGCINIHEAGQVSRFGQPADDGLQAEIHVHDPAAYSMITCNGSVGAGESYIHGFWSSPDLTAVTRIFVRNLEVLDGLERGLARLGLPALKWLHWLNRNTLAGSRRNIRAHYDLGNELFENFLDPTMMYSAAVFPSGCDNLEQAQRHKLKRVCRKLELSPQDHLLEIGSGWGSMAIYAAQHYGCRVTTTTLSQEQYRYAQARIRELGLEQRITLLLQDYRELTGQYDKLVSIEMIEAVGHDYFHTYFKTCSNLLKPHGLMLLQAITIRDQRYQQARRSVDFIQRYIFPGGSLPSVSLIAELTREHSDLAMLHLEDIGGHYARTLRHWQHNLKTAHGHLQQLGYDDAFFRLWEFYLCYCEGGFIERSIGAAQILLSKPQARPTLAFTTQGF
- a CDS encoding DUF2878 domain-containing protein; its protein translation is MAVKTGANAVLFVLGALTCLLASANPWWLLAPVAILLVHFSWISSWAREGKLVVSVLLAGSALDSFLLQLGVFEFPGDATLIPAWLALLWALLGTTLNHCLAWTAKRWWLASLVGLVIGPCAYLLAQAWADLSLVHGPQTSLLILIPIWAAVLPLLQGFANLYQEQYRLRQLGRRPPKN